The following are encoded in a window of Pristis pectinata isolate sPriPec2 chromosome 1, sPriPec2.1.pri, whole genome shotgun sequence genomic DNA:
- the LOC127577103 gene encoding metalloreductase STEAP3-like isoform X1, with amino-acid sequence MAKKEMVKPLLGIESEIRHYNLQKITVGILGTGDFARSLAARLVCSGYGVIVGSRYPKRNGSLFPSTVEVTSQREAIDKVNIIFVAVHSEHYSTLSELRDGLTRKIVVDVSNNLEVNEREESNAERLASLFPESTVVKGFNVISAWALQSGARDGNKQVMICSDSQEARCMVIEIARNMGFIPVDVGLLSSAREIENLPLRLFPSWKIPVILAVVLFVLFYLYTFIRKVVHPYVMKGQNTFYKIPIDVVNAALPCVSFVMLSLVYLPGVLAAIFQLRNGTKYKRFPHWLDQWLQQRKQLGLLSFLCAALHAVYSLCLPMRRSTRYQLLNEASAWVRGDKKNAWVEEEVWRIEIYLFFGILAIGVLSLLAVTSLPSVANSLNWREFSFIQSRLGFIALVISTLHVLTFGWRKAFDSTQYKFYLPPTFTITLIVPCIVLLAKVYLLLPCVNRKLIRIRRGWEVNHHVRFCEPGEASHFSDFSAESTSMV; translated from the exons ATGGCTAAAAAAGAGATGGTGAAGCCACTCTTGGGGATTGAGAGTGAAATCCGTCATTACAACCTCCAGAAAATTACGGTTGGAATTTTGGGGACTGGAGATTTTGCCCGCTCATTGGCAGCACGTCTGGTATGTTCTGGTTATGGCGTGATCGTTGGAAGTCGATATCCCAAACGCAATGGAAGTTTATTTCCCAGTACAGTTGAAGTTACCAGTCAACGTGAAGCCATAGACAAGGTCAACATTATCTTTGTAGCAGTGCACAGTGAACATTACAGTACATTGAGCGAACTAAGAGATGGTCTGACAAGAAAGATTGTGGTGGATGTCAGCAACAACTTAGAAGTAAATGAGCGTGAAGAATCAAATGCAGAACGTCTTGCTTCTCTGTTCCCAGAATCTACAGTTGTAAAAGGGTTTAATGTCATCTCAGCCTGGGCTTTACAATCTGGTGCTAGAGATGGAAATAAACAG GTGATGATCTGCAGTGACAGCCAAGAAGCTAGATGTATGGTGATTGAAATAGCACGAAATATGGGATTCATTCCTGTGGATGTGGGCCTGTTATCATCTGCAAGAGAAATCGAGAACCTCCCATTACGTCTTTTTCCTTCATGGAAAATACCTGTTATCCTGGCTGTAGTCTTATTTGTACTTTTCTATCTTTATACTTTTATTAGAAAAGTTGTTCACCCATATGTAATGAAAGGGCAGAATACATTTTATAAAATCCCAATTGATGTTGTTAATGCCGCCCTACCATGTGTTTCATTTGTGATGCTGTCCCTTGTTTACCTGCCTGGAGTTCTTGCAGCCATCTTTCAACTGCGTAATGGTACAAAGTACAAACGTTTTCCACACTGGTTAGATCAGTGGCTTCAGCAAAGGAAGCAACTTGGCTTGTTGAGTTTTCTCTGTGCTGCCTTGCATGCTGTCTACAGCCTGTGTCTCCCTATGCGTAGGTCTACCCGTTACCAGCTGCTGAACGAAGCTTCTGCTTGG GTTAGAGGTGATAAGAAGAATGCTTGGGTAGAAGAAGAAGTGTGGAGGATTGAAATTTACCTCTTCTTCGGAATTTTGGCTATTGGCGTGCTTTCACTGCTCGCTGTGACATCATTGCCTTCAGTGGCAAATTCTCTGAACTGGAGAGAATTCAGTTTCATTCAA TCTAGACTTGGATTCATTGCACTGGTGATCAGCACTCTGCATGTTCTAACTTTTGGATGGCGTAAAGCCTTTGACTCTACCCAGTACAAGTTCTACCTACCACCTACATTCACAATTACTCTCATTGTGCCTTGCATAGTCCTTCTGGCCAAAGTGTACCTTCTCCTTCCTTGTGTGAATCGCAAGCTGATACGGATCAGACGAGGCTGGGAAGTCAATCACCACGTGAGGTTCTGTGAACCTGGTGAAGCAAGCCATTTTTCAGATTTCAGTGCAGAGAGCACCAGCATGGTTTGA
- the LOC127577103 gene encoding metalloreductase STEAP3-like isoform X2, producing MAKKEMVKPLLGIESEIRHYNLQKITVGILGTGDFARSLAARLVCSGYGVIVGSRYPKRNGSLFPSTVEVTSQREAIDKVNIIFVAVHSEHYSTLSELRDGLTRKIVVDVSNNLEVNEREESNAERLASLFPESTVVKGFNVISAWALQSGARDGNKQVMICSDSQEARCMVIEIARNMGFIPVDVGLLSSAREIENLPLRLFPSWKIPVILAVVLFVLFYLYTFIRKVVHPYVMKGQNTFYKIPIDVVNAALPCVSFVMLSLVYLPGVLAAIFQLRNGTKYKRFPHWLDQWLQQRKQLGLLSFLCAALHAVYSLCLPMRRSTRYQLLNEASAWVRGDKKNAWVEEEVWRIEIYLFFGILAIGVLSLLAVTSLPSVANSLNWREFSFIQ from the exons ATGGCTAAAAAAGAGATGGTGAAGCCACTCTTGGGGATTGAGAGTGAAATCCGTCATTACAACCTCCAGAAAATTACGGTTGGAATTTTGGGGACTGGAGATTTTGCCCGCTCATTGGCAGCACGTCTGGTATGTTCTGGTTATGGCGTGATCGTTGGAAGTCGATATCCCAAACGCAATGGAAGTTTATTTCCCAGTACAGTTGAAGTTACCAGTCAACGTGAAGCCATAGACAAGGTCAACATTATCTTTGTAGCAGTGCACAGTGAACATTACAGTACATTGAGCGAACTAAGAGATGGTCTGACAAGAAAGATTGTGGTGGATGTCAGCAACAACTTAGAAGTAAATGAGCGTGAAGAATCAAATGCAGAACGTCTTGCTTCTCTGTTCCCAGAATCTACAGTTGTAAAAGGGTTTAATGTCATCTCAGCCTGGGCTTTACAATCTGGTGCTAGAGATGGAAATAAACAG GTGATGATCTGCAGTGACAGCCAAGAAGCTAGATGTATGGTGATTGAAATAGCACGAAATATGGGATTCATTCCTGTGGATGTGGGCCTGTTATCATCTGCAAGAGAAATCGAGAACCTCCCATTACGTCTTTTTCCTTCATGGAAAATACCTGTTATCCTGGCTGTAGTCTTATTTGTACTTTTCTATCTTTATACTTTTATTAGAAAAGTTGTTCACCCATATGTAATGAAAGGGCAGAATACATTTTATAAAATCCCAATTGATGTTGTTAATGCCGCCCTACCATGTGTTTCATTTGTGATGCTGTCCCTTGTTTACCTGCCTGGAGTTCTTGCAGCCATCTTTCAACTGCGTAATGGTACAAAGTACAAACGTTTTCCACACTGGTTAGATCAGTGGCTTCAGCAAAGGAAGCAACTTGGCTTGTTGAGTTTTCTCTGTGCTGCCTTGCATGCTGTCTACAGCCTGTGTCTCCCTATGCGTAGGTCTACCCGTTACCAGCTGCTGAACGAAGCTTCTGCTTGG GTTAGAGGTGATAAGAAGAATGCTTGGGTAGAAGAAGAAGTGTGGAGGATTGAAATTTACCTCTTCTTCGGAATTTTGGCTATTGGCGTGCTTTCACTGCTCGCTGTGACATCATTGCCTTCAGTGGCAAATTCTCTGAACTGGAGAGAATTCAGTTTCATTCAA TGA